A genomic window from Aethina tumida isolate Nest 87 chromosome 4, icAetTumi1.1, whole genome shotgun sequence includes:
- the LOC109601145 gene encoding secernin-3, which yields MAKPISCDTFVVLPNHTGNGVVFGKNSDRPKGEVQEVVYFPATTSSDPIKCTYIEVESSGSTKAVILSKPNWMWGAEMGSNECGVAIGNEAVWTKDMGDEGEKRLLGMDLVRLGLERSSNATEALDVITSLLEKYGQGGPCSSTDPGFSYYNSFLIADPNTAWVLETSGKHWIAEQITSGYRNISNNLSITTKYDRTSEGLKDYAKSKGLWDGVEEFNFAKVFGGPSEINGERYVAGKKLLEKHAASNAFRETDMFEILRDTESGICMSCSGAFPTQGSQVSTLTTNKPSVHWFTATPDASQSVFKPFIFTPNSVISKHTQCSGEVAPHNLYKLHEEALEKKPEVLTLLRNMEDDCVKELEKLTESIGEDLSEVDDLLKDCVETEIKFYR from the exons ATGGCGAAGCCGATTTCTTGTGATACGTTTGTGGTGTTGCCCAACCATACTGGTAATGGGGTCGTTTTTGGCAAAAACTCCGACAGGCCGAAGGGTGAAGTACAGGAAGTCGTCTATTTCCCTGCAACCACCTCTTCAGACCCAATTAAA TGCACCTACATAGAAGTCGAATCATCTGGATCCACCAAGGCTGTCATTTTAAGCAAACCGAACTGGATGTGGGGTGCTGAGATGGGCTCAAATGAATGTGGTGTAGCAATTGGCAATGAAGCAGTCTGGACTAAAGATATGGGAGATGAAGGTGAAAAAAGATTACTCGGAATGGATCTTGTAAG aCTGGGTTTGGAACGTAGTTCTAACGCAACTGAGGCTTTAGATGTGATAACATCATTGTTGGAGAAGTATGGACAAGGTGGTCCTTGTTCTAGTACAGATCCaggtttttcttattataactcatttttaattgctGATCCAAATACTGCTTGGGTATTAGAAACATCTGGGAAACATTGGATTGCAGAACAAATTACCA GCGGATACAGAAACATTTCTAACAATTTGTCAATTACGACAAAATACGACAGAACTTCTGAAGGTCTGAAGGATTACGCAAAATCAAAAGGACTCTGGGATGGAGTT GAGGAATTCAACTTTGCCAAAGTATTCGGCGGCCCGAGCGAGATCAACGGTGAGCGATACGTAGCCGGGAAAAAGTTGTTGGAGAAACATGCGGCCTCTAACGCGTTTAGAGAGACGGACATGTTCGAAATTTTAAGGGACACCGAGTCCGGAATTTGTATGTCCTGTAGCGGCGCATTCCCCACGCAGGGAAGTCAAGTGTCGACGTTGACGACAAACAAACCCAGTGTACATTGGTTCACAGCAACACCAGACGCTTCCCAATCCGTGTTCAAGCCGTTCATCTTCACACCGAACTCGGTGATTTCCAAACACACCCAGTGCAGTGGG GAGGTGGCACCTCACAACTTGTACAAGTTGCACGAGGAGGCGTTGGAGAAGAAACCGGAAGTTTTGACATTGCTTAGGAACATGGAAGACGACTGCGTTAAGGAATTAGAAAAACTCACCGAGAGTATCGGCGAGGACCTCTCCGAGGTGGACGATTTGCTCAAAGATTGCGTcgaaactgaaattaaattctacCGTTAA